The Sylvia atricapilla isolate bSylAtr1 chromosome 9, bSylAtr1.pri, whole genome shotgun sequence genomic sequence CTCCAGGACAGGCAGGTTTCTTAAACATCTGTTCTTTGCAGAATGAACAGGTAACAAATTTTCAGGGACAATATGTGCTTTATTTGGTGTAGAACAACAATGAAGAATAGTGCTTTACCAGAACTATGAGGATTATCTGGTCCTAAGACTATGTATGGATgccattttcagctttcttccTGCATTTTATACTGTACTTAAATACTTCTGATAAAAAGCTTACAGGAAATATGCTCACATCCCATTTCATACATTTCTTGAGGTAGCtgacacaaaaaagaaaatccatgtgGCTCAGGTTGTATCTTCCACTGTTCCACTAAATGATGTGCTAGGAAGAATGAAGTACAAAGAGCATATGCTTCTGCAGTAATAGACCCATCATGGAGGGTTTGCAGGCTACAAGTCCATTGGTACCTGTCCAAATACATGGATTCTTAGGGCAGAGAAGACAGAAGCTACTTTCAGTCCCATTATCTGATCCCTTAGTGCCAGCACTTGAGTGCTTGTGTCATAGCATAAGTTAACAGTCCTTTAAATTAGGAGCATGGCAGATCTTTATGGCTGTGTTGCATGCAGCTTCCTGACTGCATAGGAACAGGCCCAAATaacctttttaatttcagtaagCCTGAGCAGGAATTTGACCTTCCATCTCTTGTGGCACCTTGTCAGCGATACAAAGCTCCCCCTTCAGCTTTTCCCcactccagcacagcagctgaatGACACATTTCAGGTGAGCGCTGACCTTGGCTTGCCACTGCAAACAAACCTCCCCTGTCCTTTCTTCCCTGACACCACACTGAGCACTTCCTCACgcagcatccctggaagtgtccaggctggatggggttttgagcaaccggatctagtggaaggtgcccctgtATACAGCAGAGGACTGGAacgagatgatctttaaggccccttccgatccaaaccattctgggattttcaGCACCTTCTTTGAAAAATGGAGTGAAGTATGAGTCTTGTTCCACAATACAGCAACTGAGTAAGATGTGCTATTGCATAATTCTCCGCTACTTCTTTAAACACCAAACTTTCACCTTGTTACTGCTGTTTTCCCCACCTCAGAACATGATCACACATTACAGTCAAACCAGACGCTTTCACAGTTCAGCACAAAGCAATTAATACTCATGTCATTTTGAATCTCCATTCTAAATTCCTAGAGCAGCAACATCTCAGTCAAGAGCAATTCTTTATTCTACAGATAGGGACAGACTCATGCTTGCCTTGGAAAAAATTGCCATTTACAATCCTTCCCTCTTGAACAAGCTTCAAAATCGATTGGAAAATCATTTTGCTTCAAGAATAAGCATCTTGATCCCTGCCCTAGTATGTCTTTATTTCTCCTGGATCTCCTTATTGGCAGATAATAGCTTTTCCTTATTGATTTATTAATTTGTGTTCTTAATTTGTGCCATATTTTTGTCATCACTTTGCTCCCCTTCTAATAAAGCTTTCAGTCCTACCGTGGCCAACAGGGATAATACCATCACCACTGTTCCCAGCACCCTCAGTACTTTAAACCACCTGGGGTAAGTAGGAAGAAGGGAAATGTCATAATGCAGAGCTATCCCCAAGGCCAGCGTGAGCATTACTGCTCCCTGAGTGACATCTTTGAAAAGCAAGGCTTGGCAGGCCAGCAGAGGAGGAACTGTGCCATTAGCCATGTTCAGCCAGTCTGGCTTGGCTGGGCTGTTTTCCGGGAGAGCAAAGCCCCACCTCATTCCCCCGAGGAACGAGGCTGTGGCAGCACCGTAGGCAACCTGAGCCAAGGCCAGTTCTGGGCAGTAGGTCCCCTGCACGGCCATGGCCAGCGGCACGGCCACAAACGGAACGAGCCCCCCGAGGCTTAAGTAAAGGACTGGT encodes the following:
- the TMEM69 gene encoding transmembrane protein 69 — its product is MFPLIQRCCFNSAFKLQKLTGPSLLLYGKNETTWSSLAFQLRRDARPPSTSPSLKPASVYTTKLQAFHTSLPVFKKKIPAESEAESQKSPESLKDSPKPVLYLSLGGLVPFVAVPLAMAVQGTYCPELALAQVAYGAATASFLGGMRWGFALPENSPAKPDWLNMANGTVPPLLACQALLFKDVTQGAVMLTLALGIALHYDISLLPTYPRWFKVLRVLGTVVMVLSLLATVGLKALLEGEQSDDKNMAQIKNTN